In Helianthus annuus cultivar XRQ/B chromosome 3, HanXRQr2.0-SUNRISE, whole genome shotgun sequence, a single window of DNA contains:
- the LOC110929009 gene encoding methyl-CpG-binding domain-containing protein 2 isoform X1, whose translation MQSRSPKITIKMGGKTPDMTPPTVKSIPETSENDQNALEGSSVPSNNDRKETDENVLDVSSSDYSSDDEDKNKQMVVYDYSQNGSEPVKPVKKTKSDKPRVVSKTPPSVGAFTVQCANCFKWRLIPDQEKYEVIREHITDQPFLCETTRQWNRVVSCDDPTDIEQDGTRIWAIDKPDIARPPPGWKRILRLRNEGSSKFADVYYTSPTGAKLRSLPDVTRYFESHPEHAQGIGLGRFSFQIPKPLQKDYVKKRPAQMAAPKTPETLEPSPVEPLAWAGPVEKLDLQLAEPLSWAGPVEDNNGMPAYLKTPEFDPANQAAKKAKTDDSNHL comes from the exons ATGCAGTCACGATCGCCAAAAATAACCATTAAAATGGGAGGGAAAACGCCGGACATGACTCCACCTACCGTCAAAAGCATTCCTGAAACCtcagaaaatgaccaaaatgcccttgaggGCTCCAGTGTTCCTTCAAACAACGATAGAAAAGAAACAGACGAAAACGTTTTAGACGTTTCTTCATCTGACTATAGCTCAGACGACGAAGATAAAAACAAACAAATGGTGGTTTACGATTATTCTCAAAACGGTTCTGAGCCAGTCAAACCCGTCAAGAAAACCAAATCTGATAAACCTCGGGTTGTTTCTAAAACGCCACCTTCAGTAGGTGCGTTCACCGTCCAATGTGCTAATTGTTTCAAATGGCGGTTAATCCCGGATCAAGAGAAATACGAGGTGATTAGGGAACATATCACCGACCAGCCGTTTTTATGCGAAACAACCCGTCAATGGAATCGGGTTGTTTCGTGTGATGACCCGACTGATATTGAGCAAGATGGGACCCGTATATGGGCTATTGATAAACCCGACATTGCTCGACCGCCACCTGGCTGGAAGCGGATTTTGCGGCTGAGAAATGAAGGCAGCTCTAAATTTGCAGACGT atATTATACGTCACCAACAGGCGCTAAACTTCGCTCGCTGCCTGATGTTACGCG ATATTTTGAAAGTCACCCGGAACATGCACAAGGAATTGGGCTAGGAAGGTTTTCGTTTCAGATCCCGAAACCGTTACAGAAAGACTATGTGAAAAAACGTCCGGCTCAGATGGCAGCACCAAAGACACCAGAAACTCTTGAACCGTCACCAG TTGAACCGCTAGCGTGGGCAGGTCCAGTCGAGAAATTGGATTTGCAGCTTG CTGAACCGTTATCATGGGCGGGTCCCGTGGAGGACAATAATGGCATGCCTGCGTATTTGAAGACACCCGAATTTGACCCTGCAAATCAGGCTGCAAAGAAAGCAAAGACAGATGATTCCAATCATTTATAA
- the LOC110929009 gene encoding methyl-CpG-binding domain-containing protein 2 isoform X2, with protein sequence MQSRSPKITIKMGGKTPDMTPPTVKSIPETSENDQNALEGSSVPSNNDRKETDENVLDVSSSDYSSDDEDKNKQMVVYDYSQNGSEPVKPVKKTKSDKPRVVSKTPPSVGAFTVQCANCFKWRLIPDQEKYEVIREHITDQPFLCETTRQWNRVVSCDDPTDIEQDGTRIWAIDKPDIARPPPGWKRILRLRNEGSSKFADVYYTSPTGAKLRSLPDVTRYFESHPEHAQGIGLGRFSFQIPKPLQKDYVKKRPAQMAAPKTPETLEPSPAEPLSWAGPVEDNNGMPAYLKTPEFDPANQAAKKAKTDDSNHL encoded by the exons ATGCAGTCACGATCGCCAAAAATAACCATTAAAATGGGAGGGAAAACGCCGGACATGACTCCACCTACCGTCAAAAGCATTCCTGAAACCtcagaaaatgaccaaaatgcccttgaggGCTCCAGTGTTCCTTCAAACAACGATAGAAAAGAAACAGACGAAAACGTTTTAGACGTTTCTTCATCTGACTATAGCTCAGACGACGAAGATAAAAACAAACAAATGGTGGTTTACGATTATTCTCAAAACGGTTCTGAGCCAGTCAAACCCGTCAAGAAAACCAAATCTGATAAACCTCGGGTTGTTTCTAAAACGCCACCTTCAGTAGGTGCGTTCACCGTCCAATGTGCTAATTGTTTCAAATGGCGGTTAATCCCGGATCAAGAGAAATACGAGGTGATTAGGGAACATATCACCGACCAGCCGTTTTTATGCGAAACAACCCGTCAATGGAATCGGGTTGTTTCGTGTGATGACCCGACTGATATTGAGCAAGATGGGACCCGTATATGGGCTATTGATAAACCCGACATTGCTCGACCGCCACCTGGCTGGAAGCGGATTTTGCGGCTGAGAAATGAAGGCAGCTCTAAATTTGCAGACGT atATTATACGTCACCAACAGGCGCTAAACTTCGCTCGCTGCCTGATGTTACGCG ATATTTTGAAAGTCACCCGGAACATGCACAAGGAATTGGGCTAGGAAGGTTTTCGTTTCAGATCCCGAAACCGTTACAGAAAGACTATGTGAAAAAACGTCCGGCTCAGATGGCAGCACCAAAGACACCAGAAACTCTTGAACCGTCACCAG CTGAACCGTTATCATGGGCGGGTCCCGTGGAGGACAATAATGGCATGCCTGCGTATTTGAAGACACCCGAATTTGACCCTGCAAATCAGGCTGCAAAGAAAGCAAAGACAGATGATTCCAATCATTTATAA